A part of Saccharomyces cerevisiae S288C chromosome XIV, complete sequence genomic DNA contains:
- the MCK1 gene encoding serine/threonine/tyrosine protein kinase MCK1 (Dual-specificity S/T and tyrosine protein kinase; spindle position checkpoint component that works in parallel with Kin4p to prevent mitotic exit network (MEN) activation by the Cdc14 early anaphase release (FEAR) network; roles in chromosome segregation, meiotic entry, genome stability, phosphorylation-dependent degradation of Rcn1p and Cdc6p, inhibition of protein kinase A, transcriptional regulation, inhibition of RNAPIII, calcium stress and inhibition of Clb2p-Cdc28p after nuclear division): MSTEEQNGVPLQRGSEFIADDVTSNKSNNTRRMLVKEYRKIGRGAFGTVVQAYLTQDKKNWLGPFAIKKVPAHTEYKSRELQILRIADHPNIVKLQYFFTHLSPQDNKVYQHLAMECLPETLQIEINRYVTNKLEMPLKHIRLYTYQIARGMLYLHGLGVCHRDIKPSNVLVDPETGVLKICDFGSAKKLEHNQPSISYICSRFYRAPELIIGCTQYTTQIDIWGLGCVMGEMLIGKAIFQGQEPLLQLREIAKLLGPPDKRFIFFSNPAYDGPLFSKPLFSGSSQQRFEKYFGHSGPDGIDLLMKILVYEPQQRLSPRRILAHQFFNELRNDDTFLPRGFTEPIKLPNLFDFNDFELQILGEFADKIKPTKVAE; encoded by the coding sequence ATGTCTACGGAAGAGCAGAATGGTGTTCCTCTGCAAAGGGGATCTGAATTCATTGCAGACGATGTAACCTCGAATAAATCGAACAACACGAGGCGGATGCTGGTGAAAGAGTACAGGAAAATCGGTAGAGGTGCCTTTGGGACTGTTGTACAAGCATATTTAACCCAGGATAAGAAAAACTGGTTGGGCCCCTTTGCAATTAAAAAAGTCCCTGCTCATACCGAGTACAAGTCCAGGGAATTACAGATTCTGAGGATTGCCGACCATCCAAATATCGTTAAATTGCAGTATTTCTTTACTCATTTGTCCCCGCAAGATAATAAAGTTTATCAACACCTTGCCATGGAATGCTTACCAGAAACTCTACAAATCGAGATTAATCGTTATGTGACAAACAAGCTAGAAATGCCATTAAAACATATCAGGCTATACACTTATCAGATTGCCCGCGGGATGCTTTATTTACACGGTCTTGGCGTTTGTCATCGTGATATCAAACCATCCAATGTTCTTGTAGACCCGGAAACCGGTGTCTTGAAAATCTGCGATTTTGGGTCTGCCAAAAAATTGGAACATAACCAGCCTTCAATTAGTTACATCTGTTCAAGATTTTATAGAGCGCCTGAATTGATCATTGGTTGTACCCAATATACCACCCAGATCGATATATGGGGGCTTGGTTGTGTCATGGGCGAGATGCTTATCGGCAAAGCCATATTTCAAGGTCAAGAACCCCTTCTACAGCTAAGGGAAATTGCTAAATTGTTAGGTCCTCCCGATAAAagattcattttcttttcgaaTCCGGCCTACGATGGCCCTCTATTTTCCAAACCACTGTTCTCGGGCTCTTCGCAACAGAGGTTTGAGAAGTATTTTGGCCATTCCGGTCCAGATGGTATCGAtcttttgatgaaaatattggtCTACGAACCACAACAAAGACTGTCTCCAAGAAGAATCCTTGCCCATCAGTTCTTTAATGAATTAAGGAATGATGACACTTTCTTACCAAGAGGTTTCACTGAACCAATCAAGCTACCAaatttgtttgattttAATGATTTTGAGTTACAAATTCTGGGTGAATTTGCTGATAAAATTAAACCTACGAAAGTTGCTGAATAA
- the MRPS18 gene encoding mitochondrial 37S ribosomal protein uS11m MRPS18 (Mitochondrial ribosomal protein of the small subunit; essential for viability, unlike most other mitoribosomal proteins), whose protein sequence is MLLQPVWKGCRWTQFVRPIRRWNSTGTNRGVPFSFKDISNQEDITNISYPSSSDSVLTKSNGSSEVYKPKEEVVKYILHGKFTKNNTHLTFSSVVEDKNFHKNKGLTYNDTMLYYLNLPQKVKISLSTGCLGFRKAARGEYEAAFQTSGRMFELIKEKNMLNKDIEVVMDDFGKGRAAFISALVGKEGASVVKKVVKISDATKLKFGGVRSPKMRRL, encoded by the coding sequence ATGCTGTTACAACCTGTTTGGAAAGGCTGCCGATGGACGCAGTTTGTCAGGCCTATCAGAAGATGGAATTCTACCGGCACGAATAGAGGAGttcctttttcatttaagGATATTTCAAATCAGGAGGATATCACGAATATCTCGTATCCTTCGTCCTCTGACTCAGTTTTGACAAAGTCAAATGGTAGTAGTGAGGTTTACAAGCCCAAAGAGGAAGTAGTTAAGTACATTCTACATGGCAAGTTTACTAAAAATAACACGCATTTGACATTTTCAAGCGTTGTGGAGGACAAGAACTTTCATAAGAATAAGGGACTTACGTATAATGATACAATGCTGTACTATTTGAACTTACCCCAGAAAGTGAAGATTTCGCTATCTACAGGTTGTTTAGGGTTTAGGAAGGCAGCAAGAGGGGAGTATGAAGCTGCATTTCAAACCAGTGGTAGAATGTTTGAATTGATTAAGGAAAAGAACATGCTGAACAAAGATATCGAAGTGGTGATGGACGACTTTGGGAAGGGCAGAGCTGCTTTTATTTCCGCTCTTGTTGGTAAGGAAGGGGCCAGTGTGGTGAAAAAGGTTGTGAAGATCAGCGATGCCACCAAATTGAAGTTTGGTGGTGTAAGATCACCAAAGATGAGAAGACTATGA
- the BXI1 gene encoding Bxi1p (Protein involved in apoptosis; variously described as containing a BCL-2 homology (BH3) domain or as a member of the BAX inhibitor family; reported to promote apoptosis under some conditions and to inhibit it in others; localizes to ER and vacuole; may link the unfolded protein response to apoptosis via regulation of calcium-mediated signaling; translocates to mitochondria under apoptosis-inducing conditions in a process involving Mir1p and Cor1p), translating to MSGPPPPYEEQSSHLYGQPASSQDGNAFIPEDFKYSTVVISCEPIIRQRFMHKVYSLLSCQLLASLSFCYWASVSTSLQNFIMSHIALFYICMVVSLVSCIWLAVSPRPEDYEASVPEPLLTGSSEEPAQEQRRLPWYVLSSYKQKLTLLSIFTLSEAYCLSLVTLAYDKDTVLSALLITTIVVVGVSLTALSERFENVLNSATSIYYWLNWGLWIMIGMGLTALLFGWNTHSSKFNLLYGWLGAILFTAYLFIDTQLIFRKVYPDEEVRCAMMLYLDIVNLFLSILRILANSNDDN from the coding sequence ATGTCAGGTCCTCCACCTCCTTACGAAGAGCAAAGCTCACATCTTTACGGCCAGCCTGCGAGCAGCCAGGATGGAAACGCTTTCATCCCGGAAGACTTTAAATATTCCACGGTGGTTATCTCGTGCGAACCCATCATTCGCCAGCGGTTTATGCACAAGGTTTACTCTCTGCTGTCATGCCAGTTACTGGCCAGTTTGTCGTTCTGCTACTGGGCTAGCGTTTCCACTTCTTTGCAGAACTTTATCATGTCGCATATCGCCCTCTTCTACATCTGCATGGTGGTATCGCTAGTATCGTGCATTTGGCTGGCAGTAAGTCCTCGTCCCGAAGACTACGAGGCCAGTGTTCCCGAACCGTTGCTCACGGGCAGCAGCGAAGAGCCGGCACAAGAGCAAAGGCGTCTGCCTTGGTACGTCTTGTCCTCGTACAAGCAAAAGCTCACGCTGCTCTCCATTTTCACTCTTTCCGAGGCTTACTGTCTGTCGCTGGTAACCTTAGCGTACGATAAGGATACAGTACTTTCGGCTCTGCTGATCACCACCATCGTCGTAGTCGGCGTTTCCTTGACCGCACTATCAGAGAGATTCGAGAACGTGCTGAATTCCGCAACGTCAATATACTATTGGTTAAACTGGGGTCTATGGATTATGATCGGAATGGGTCTCACGGCCTTGCTTTTCGGCTGGAATACCCACTCTTCCAAGTTTAATCTGCTTTACGGCTGGCTTGGTGCCATTTTATTTACCGCGTATCTTTTCATCGATACGCAACTGATTTTTAGGAAAGTGTATCCTGATGAAGAAGTTAGATGCGCCATGATGCTTTACCTGGACATCGtcaatttgtttttgtCTATTTTAAGGATTTTGGCCAACTCTAACGACgacaattaa
- the YPT11 gene encoding Rab family GTPase YPT11 (Rab GTPase; Myo2p-binding protein implicated in mother-to-bud transport of cortical endoplasmic reticulum (ER), late Golgi, and mitochondria during cell division; function is regulated at multiple levels; abundance of active Ypt11p forms is controlled by phosphorylation status and degradation; normally a low-abundance protein whose ER localization is only detected when protein is highly over expressed), translated as MSQRKRYSLNVVTSPSIPSPTPSAPIRTNESNWEAASPASAASSFLPNVHHGGTVLNPGLGIMRSPSLNKSGAFGRSGSSGSSTVIEPSNIKLLLIGDANVGKTAMILSYCRELLTRAEMSRSARLRHQQQQQHKDLGLKKTVVNHRLSMKEKRKRYSSNDFEKEFKDINHFADETSDFGNPNIGDDNNHEMADPNEIVIETRSTIGIDIKTNLVNIDNRFFNVILWDTAGQERYQNAIIPSLYKKTNAVILTYDITNAKSFQSCMERWIVQALENFSSQDLLKARFFLVGNKIDLYKERQVTHYDVVQMVQEMQLKHGIKISGNFEVSCKWVNVVERTMNMIILDLVENGCFENNDPCVSITTSDDVQGHEQEFHDTVEEPFNFTRQRQHQLEKNNTVDITKPNDDIANNQSICCV; from the coding sequence ATGTCCCAGAGAAAGCGATACTCATTGAACGTCGTCACGTCCCCGTCGATACCGTCACCGACACCCAGTGCACCGATACGGACTAACGAATCCAATTGGGAAGCTGCTTCGCCAGCGAGTGCTGCATCTTCATTTCTCCCGAATGTTCATCATGGTGGCACGGTTTTGAATCCTGGGTTGGGCATAATGAGGTCACCTTCGTTGAACAAGTCTGGTGCGTTTGGCCGGTCCGGCAGCAGTGGTTCCAGTACAGTAATAGAACCGTCCAACATAAAGTTGCTGCTAATTGGAGATGCAAACGTAGGGAAGACAGCTATGATTTTGAGCTATTGCCGGGAACTGTTGACACGAGCGGAAATGTCACGATCGGCGCGACTGAGGCaccagcagcagcaacagcatAAAGACTTAGGATTGAAGAAAACTGTGGTGAACCATAGATTAAGcatgaaagagaaaagaaaacggtACAGCTCTAacgattttgaaaaggagTTCAAAGATATTAATCATTTTGCAGACGAAACAAGCGATTTCGGAAACCCGAACATCGGTGATGATAACAACCACGAAATGGCGGATCCTAATGAGATTGTCATCGAAACCAGAAGTACTATCGGAATAGACATCAAGACGAACTTGGTCAACATAGATAACCGGTTTTTTAATGTCATACTGTGGGACACTGCGGGACAAGAACGGTACCAAAACGCAATCATTCCATCACTGTACAAGAAGACTAATGCGGTGATATTAACTTACGATATAACAAATGCGAAGTCCTTCCAAAGCTGTATGGAGCGGTGGATAGTTCAGGCGttggaaaacttttcttccCAGGATTTGTTAAAAGCAAGATTTTTTCTGGTGGGTAACAAGATTGACCTTTATAAGGAAAGGCAGGTAACCCATTATGATGTGGTGCAAATGGTTCAGGAAATGCAACTGAAACATGGTATTAAAATTTCGGGAAACTTTGAAGTAAGCTGTAAATGGGTCAACGTGGTGGAGAGAACCATGAATATGATAATACTAGACCTGGTTGAGAACGGATGTTTCGAAAACAATGATCCTTGTGTGTCGATTACAACATCTGACGACGTCCAGGGACATGAGCAAGAATTCCACGATACAGTAGAAGAGCCTTTCAATTTCACTCGGCAACGTCAACACcaacttgaaaaaaataacacagTGGATATTACAAAACCTAATGACGACATTGCAAATAATCAATCAATTTGTTGCGTTTAG
- the RPS19B gene encoding 40S ribosomal protein eS19 RPS19B (Protein component of the small (40S) ribosomal subunit; required for assembly and maturation of pre-40 S particles; homologous to mammalian ribosomal protein S19, no bacterial homolog; mutations in human RPS19 are associated with Diamond Blackfan anemia; RPS19B has a paralog, RPS19A, that arose from the whole genome duplication), with protein MAGVSVRDVAAQDFINAYASFLQRQGKLEVPGYVDIVKTSSGNEMPPQDAEGWFYKRAASVARHIYMRKQVGVGKLNKLYGGAKSRGVRPYKHIDASGSINRKVLQALEKIGIVEISPKGGRRISENGQRDLDRIAAQTLEEDE; from the exons atGGCAGGTGTTTCCGTTAG AGACGTTGCAGCTCAAGATTTCATCAATGCTTACGCTTCTTTCTTGCAAAGACAAGGTAAATTAGAAGTCCCAGGTTACGTTGACATTGTCAAGACCTCTTCTGGTAATGAAATGCCACCACAAGACGCTGAAGGTTGGTTCTACAAGCGTGCTGCCTCCGTTGCTAGACACATTTACATGAGAAAGCAAGTCGGTGTTGGTAAGTTGAACAAATTGTACGGTGGTGCCAAGAGCAGAGGTGTCAGACCATACAAGCACATTGATGCTTCCGGTTCTATCAACAGAAAGGTCTTGCAagctttggaaaaaatcgGTATTGTCGAAATCTCTCCAAAGGGTGGTAGAAGAATCTCTGAAAACGGTCAAAGAGATTTGGATCGTATTGCCGCTCaaactttggaagaagacGAATAA